A genomic window from Yoonia rosea includes:
- the pstA gene encoding phosphate ABC transporter permease PstA has product MTDAATDMSGGKAAPAAHGSLLSESPLMKKRNAAEARFKMYGLLAIIVGLVFLIFLVVSILRSGLPAFTQTVVNVEFTLTQEQFDEAESKMLKTAAYTEFFVNDVTRTLQERGMDVDFDGDTIERVMGKVGGDLRTYYRENPDQIGQPVDFELSAASRVDRYLQGQLTRDMVVDGRFLEVADLDLVDALVDAGIIGSAFDWNFITGTDTGVDNPGGAGIGASVIGSFFMMMVVLLLSLPIGVAASIYLEEFAPKNRWTDLIEVNISNLAAVPSIVFGILGLAVFIQFAHLPQSAPLVGGLVLTLMTLPTIVISTRASLKSVPPSIRDAALGVGASKMQSVFHHVLPLAMPGILTGTIIGLAQALGETAPLLLIGMVGYVAREYPDGLVSGLLDPNSAMPAQIYTWAARSDEAFFEKAWGGIIILMIFLLTMNIIAIILRRKFERRW; this is encoded by the coding sequence ATGACCGACGCCGCAACAGATATGTCCGGTGGGAAAGCCGCACCGGCCGCGCATGGATCGCTGCTCTCCGAAAGCCCGTTGATGAAGAAACGCAACGCGGCCGAGGCACGGTTCAAGATGTACGGGCTGCTGGCCATCATCGTTGGTCTGGTTTTCCTGATTTTCCTGGTCGTCTCGATCCTGCGCAGCGGTCTGCCCGCCTTTACGCAAACGGTTGTGAATGTTGAATTTACGCTGACACAGGAACAATTCGACGAGGCCGAGAGCAAGATGCTCAAGACCGCGGCCTACACAGAGTTTTTTGTGAACGACGTCACCCGGACGCTGCAAGAGCGTGGGATGGACGTGGATTTTGATGGCGATACGATCGAGCGTGTGATGGGTAAGGTCGGCGGTGACCTGCGCACATACTATCGCGAAAACCCCGACCAGATCGGGCAACCTGTTGATTTTGAACTTTCGGCGGCCAGCCGCGTTGACCGCTATTTGCAGGGCCAACTGACCCGAGACATGGTTGTTGACGGGCGCTTTTTAGAAGTTGCCGACCTTGATTTGGTTGATGCACTGGTCGATGCGGGCATCATCGGAAGTGCATTTGACTGGAATTTCATTACCGGCACGGACACCGGTGTTGATAACCCCGGCGGCGCAGGGATAGGCGCATCGGTCATCGGGTCTTTCTTTATGATGATGGTTGTTCTGCTCTTGTCGCTGCCCATCGGCGTTGCCGCGTCGATCTATCTGGAAGAGTTTGCACCAAAGAACCGCTGGACCGACCTGATCGAGGTGAATATCTCGAACCTTGCGGCGGTCCCGTCCATCGTGTTCGGTATTCTCGGGCTGGCCGTATTTATCCAGTTTGCGCATCTGCCGCAGTCGGCGCCACTGGTCGGTGGCCTTGTGCTCACGCTGATGACGTTGCCGACAATCGTGATCTCGACGCGGGCGTCGTTGAAATCTGTCCCGCCATCCATCCGCGATGCGGCACTGGGGGTAGGGGCATCGAAGATGCAATCGGTCTTTCACCATGTGCTGCCGCTAGCCATGCCTGGTATCCTGACCGGCACGATCATCGGGCTGGCGCAGGCATTGGGTGAAACCGCCCCGCTCTTGCTGATCGGTATGGTGGGTTACGTAGCGCGTGAATACCCTGACGGGTTGGTTTCTGGCCTGCTTGATCCGAACTCGGCGATGCCGGCGCAGATCTACACCTGGGCTGCCCGGTCGGACGAAGCCTTCTTTGAAAAAGCATGGGGTGGGATTATCATCTTGATGATCTTCCTGCTGACCATGAACATCATCGCAATCATCCTGCGCCGCAAATTCGAGCGCCGTTGGTAG
- a CDS encoding PAS domain-containing protein has translation MSKDIYDDLIERRRGEMSAKNDLILKNLEEYWQTLRHAQRLPARNDVAPSRIDDALPHAFILQRVAPGTARFRVAGQRLHDLLKMDARGMPFSTIFLPEARDSVQALMESAFSSPAIVSIPLVSPATILRPALRGKVLLLPLRDSDDDTTRMLGALVTDPDTANRPRRFAINTAERIRHERIGLRLAPTPLFPTPPTARPDATVRPALRLVVNNG, from the coding sequence ATGAGCAAAGATATTTATGACGATCTGATCGAACGCCGGCGCGGTGAGATGTCCGCGAAAAACGATCTGATCCTCAAAAACCTAGAGGAATACTGGCAAACCCTGCGGCACGCCCAACGGCTTCCGGCGCGCAATGATGTGGCCCCCAGCCGGATCGACGACGCCCTGCCCCATGCCTTTATCCTTCAGCGCGTCGCCCCCGGCACAGCGCGGTTCAGGGTCGCAGGCCAACGGCTTCATGATCTTCTGAAAATGGATGCGCGCGGTATGCCATTCAGCACGATTTTCCTTCCAGAGGCACGGGACTCGGTGCAGGCCTTGATGGAATCCGCGTTCAGCTCTCCTGCGATTGTCAGCATTCCACTGGTCTCACCGGCCACAATCCTGCGGCCTGCGTTGCGTGGAAAGGTCCTGCTGCTGCCATTGCGCGACAGCGACGACGATACCACACGCATGCTGGGTGCTTTGGTCACTGACCCGGACACTGCAAATCGCCCACGGCGTTTCGCAATCAACACAGCAGAGCGTATCCGGCATGAGCGCATCGGTTTGCGGCTCGCCCCGACACCGCTGTTTCCCACACCACCAACAGCAAGGCCGGACGCAACAGTACGCCCGGCCCTGAGACTGGTTGTCAATAACGGGTGA
- a CDS encoding YicC/YloC family endoribonuclease — translation MTAFASRTGASDTASWAWEMRGVNARGLDIRLRLPDGIEGLEPALRAALGKALSRGNVTVNLRLQREDATGALAVDEAYLDAVLTALDLVQERAFAMGVTLGQPTAADVLAQRGVLIPAKPEDDAAALAQALIDDIAPLVADFVDMRAREGAALAAVIRDQLDQIAGLIAAAAQAAEARAPQVKANLTAALRRVLDDVAEVEPARVAQELALLAVKSDVTEEIDRLKAHVAAARALLDEPKPAGRKLDFLAQEFNREANTLCAKAQAAPLTAIGLDLKAVIDQMREQIQNVE, via the coding sequence ATGACAGCCTTCGCAAGCCGGACAGGCGCATCTGATACGGCCTCATGGGCGTGGGAAATGCGGGGGGTCAATGCGCGGGGGCTGGACATACGGTTGCGATTGCCTGACGGGATTGAGGGGCTGGAACCAGCACTGCGCGCCGCATTAGGCAAGGCGCTGTCGCGCGGGAATGTCACTGTGAACCTGCGATTGCAGCGTGAGGACGCGACAGGTGCACTGGCCGTGGATGAAGCCTATCTTGATGCAGTGCTCACAGCGCTGGACTTGGTGCAGGAACGTGCTTTTGCCATGGGTGTCACGCTTGGCCAACCAACGGCGGCGGATGTTCTGGCGCAGCGCGGCGTATTGATCCCTGCCAAGCCCGAGGATGATGCCGCAGCTTTGGCGCAGGCGTTGATTGACGATATTGCCCCTCTGGTCGCCGATTTCGTTGACATGCGCGCGCGCGAGGGGGCTGCCCTTGCGGCGGTGATCCGCGATCAGTTGGACCAGATTGCCGGTTTGATCGCAGCGGCCGCCCAAGCCGCCGAGGCCCGTGCGCCGCAGGTCAAAGCAAACCTGACTGCTGCACTGCGCCGTGTGTTGGACGATGTGGCCGAGGTTGAACCCGCGCGCGTGGCACAGGAACTGGCCCTCCTGGCCGTAAAGTCGGATGTGACCGAGGAAATCGACCGCCTGAAAGCGCATGTTGCAGCGGCGCGGGCACTCTTGGACGAACCCAAACCTGCGGGCCGGAAGCTTGATTTTCTGGCACAGGAATTCAACCGTGAAGCCAATACACTTTGCGCCAAAGCGCAGGCAGCACCGCTGACGGCCATCGGCCTTGATCTCAAGGCAGTGATCGACCAGATGCGCGAGCAGATACAGAATGTGGAGTAA
- the pstC gene encoding phosphate ABC transporter permease subunit PstC translates to MANTLILLVISVLGVLGFFAGRARAMAAAEGDRRNLHSLPNYYGANTALNAVVPAAVALAVWLIVQPFIINNSVSGMIDQEAIAEGSSLGLIMSDVRRVAEGLDVAVARGAMTEQAASDMQTDFTDVRERLAEVGVALGSGVSAETLQAAQRYREMAWTGNWLKTIAVIAIALGGLVLTWRVITRDYRARNVVEKGILTVLILAASIAILTTVGIVLSLIFNTYEFFKLYPAADFFFGLNWSPSFSGRGQSSQLGILPLLWGTLYISFIALLVAVPIGLFAAIYLSEYASKSVRAVAKPMLEVLAGIPTIVYGLFALLTVGPLLVDVFGEGGMLGVNWMSGGTAVMTAGLVMGMMLIPFVSSLSDDIINAVPQAMRDGSLGLGATHSETVRQVIIPAALPGIVGAILLAASRAIGETMIVVLGAGAAARLSMNPFDAMTTVTAKIVSQLTGDSDFSSPVALVAFALGISLFVVTLGLNVFALYIVRKYREQYE, encoded by the coding sequence ATGGCGAACACTCTGATCCTGCTGGTCATTTCTGTGCTTGGCGTGCTCGGGTTTTTTGCAGGGCGCGCCCGTGCAATGGCCGCGGCCGAAGGTGACCGCCGCAATCTGCATTCGCTCCCCAACTATTATGGCGCCAACACGGCGCTGAATGCTGTTGTCCCTGCCGCAGTGGCCTTGGCTGTCTGGCTGATCGTGCAGCCTTTCATAATCAACAATTCGGTCTCGGGGATGATCGACCAAGAGGCAATCGCAGAAGGCAGCTCGCTTGGCCTGATCATGTCGGATGTGCGCCGCGTTGCCGAAGGGCTTGATGTGGCTGTGGCCCGAGGCGCCATGACCGAACAGGCCGCATCCGATATGCAGACGGATTTCACCGATGTGCGCGAGCGACTTGCCGAAGTGGGGGTGGCGCTTGGGTCAGGTGTCAGCGCGGAGACGTTGCAGGCAGCGCAGCGTTACAGAGAGATGGCGTGGACGGGCAACTGGCTCAAGACCATTGCTGTGATCGCGATCGCCTTGGGCGGTCTTGTCTTGACATGGCGCGTCATCACGCGGGACTACCGCGCGCGCAACGTTGTTGAAAAGGGTATTTTGACGGTTCTGATCCTTGCCGCATCTATCGCGATCCTGACAACGGTCGGCATTGTCCTGTCGTTGATCTTCAACACCTATGAGTTCTTCAAGCTCTATCCGGCCGCCGACTTCTTCTTTGGTCTGAACTGGTCGCCCAGTTTTTCAGGGCGCGGCCAGTCATCCCAGTTGGGGATATTGCCTCTGCTGTGGGGCACGCTCTACATTTCGTTCATTGCACTTCTCGTCGCCGTGCCGATCGGGCTTTTCGCGGCCATTTACCTGTCAGAATATGCCTCCAAGTCGGTGCGGGCCGTGGCCAAACCGATGCTCGAGGTGCTGGCCGGTATCCCGACCATCGTTTACGGTCTGTTTGCACTGCTGACGGTCGGGCCGCTGCTGGTAGATGTTTTTGGCGAAGGCGGGATGTTGGGGGTCAACTGGATGTCCGGCGGTACCGCCGTAATGACCGCAGGCCTTGTGATGGGCATGATGCTGATCCCTTTTGTCAGTTCTTTGTCGGATGACATCATCAATGCTGTGCCGCAAGCCATGCGCGACGGCTCGCTCGGGCTTGGCGCGACTCATTCCGAAACCGTGCGTCAGGTAATCATTCCCGCCGCGCTGCCCGGTATTGTGGGTGCGATCCTGCTTGCCGCATCTCGGGCCATCGGGGAAACGATGATCGTGGTGCTGGGGGCGGGTGCTGCGGCGCGTCTGTCGATGAACCCCTTTGATGCCATGACAACCGTGACGGCAAAAATCGTCAGCCAGCTGACCGGCGATAGCGACTTTTCCTCGCCTGTGGCGCTGGTGGCCTTCGCCCTCGGGATCAGCCTGTTTGTCGTGACCCTCGGGTTGAACGTCTTTGCCCTCTACATCGTCCGCAAGTACCGGGAGCAGTACGAATGA
- a CDS encoding sensor histidine kinase codes for MTLEQIVSIIQAFPMPVLVIGQDERVRASNATVDVILGPDLLGKHYITALRQPAVLAAIAETRRTGEGASVRYTGRSGSKDVIYKVSVAAAQRDIVLTFEDQTASEEAGQMRRDFVANVSHELRTPLTALLGFIETLNGAAKDDPVARTRFLDIMAHEANRMRRLVDDLMSLTRVEEDERVRPREKVELGALLASVIKGLEPQAAAAGVSVALALVAGEETVPGDAGQLVQVFTNLVENAIKYGATGKEVRVALMPRTMHQRLRAEAVQITVTDKGEGIAEHHLARLTERFYRVDNHRSREVGGTGLGLAIVKHIINRHRGRMTIESQLGEGTTVSVFLPTARLS; via the coding sequence ATGACGCTCGAACAAATTGTTTCCATCATCCAAGCCTTTCCAATGCCGGTCCTGGTGATCGGCCAGGATGAGCGCGTGCGCGCATCAAACGCGACGGTCGATGTGATTCTTGGGCCGGACCTGTTGGGAAAGCACTATATCACCGCTCTGCGACAACCAGCGGTCCTTGCCGCCATTGCCGAGACACGGCGGACCGGTGAGGGCGCATCCGTCCGCTATACCGGACGATCAGGGTCCAAGGACGTGATCTACAAAGTGAGTGTTGCCGCGGCGCAAAGGGATATTGTTTTGACATTTGAAGATCAGACAGCCTCGGAAGAGGCGGGTCAGATGCGCCGCGATTTTGTGGCCAATGTCAGCCATGAGTTGCGTACGCCCCTGACCGCCTTGCTGGGCTTTATTGAAACATTGAATGGGGCGGCAAAGGATGATCCGGTCGCGAGGACGCGGTTTCTGGACATCATGGCACATGAAGCGAACCGGATGCGCAGGCTCGTGGATGATCTGATGTCACTGACCCGCGTGGAAGAGGATGAACGGGTCCGGCCCCGCGAAAAGGTGGAACTGGGCGCATTGCTGGCCTCGGTGATCAAGGGGTTAGAACCGCAGGCAGCGGCGGCGGGTGTTTCGGTTGCCCTTGCTCTGGTTGCAGGCGAAGAAACCGTTCCGGGTGATGCGGGGCAGTTGGTGCAGGTGTTTACCAATCTGGTGGAGAACGCGATCAAATACGGGGCGACCGGAAAAGAGGTAAGGGTGGCGCTGATGCCGCGCACCATGCACCAGCGCTTGCGCGCGGAAGCGGTCCAAATCACAGTGACAGACAAAGGCGAGGGCATTGCCGAACATCATCTGGCGCGCTTGACCGAACGATTCTACCGCGTTGATAACCACAGGTCGCGCGAGGTGGGCGGCACCGGTCTCGGGCTTGCGATTGTCAAACACATCATCAACCGGCATCGCGGGCGCATGACGATCGAAAGCCAGCTGGGAGAGGGGACCACTGTGTCAGTTTTTCTGCCAACGGCCCGACTGTCATAA
- the phoU gene encoding phosphate signaling complex protein PhoU, translating into MNDHISSAYDRDLEGITTLIMQMGGQVEEAILKAVKSLSDRDTELAEEVREGDKSIDALEIQINDEAARTIALRAPVSKDLRSVLTVLRLAASLERIGDYAKNIAKRTSVLVEMNSVNGSDAALRRMAREVEQMLKDTLDAYLRGDAELAEDVRQRDQEVDQMYNALFREFLTFMMEDPRNITPCMHLHFMAKNIERMGDLTTNMAEQVIYLVTGEMPEEARPKSDKTAYVTDPG; encoded by the coding sequence ATGAACGATCATATTTCGTCGGCCTATGACCGTGATCTCGAAGGGATAACCACGCTGATCATGCAGATGGGTGGTCAGGTTGAAGAGGCAATCCTCAAGGCGGTCAAATCCCTTTCGGACCGTGACACCGAACTGGCTGAAGAAGTGCGCGAAGGCGACAAGAGCATTGATGCGCTGGAGATCCAGATCAATGACGAGGCCGCACGTACCATTGCCCTGCGCGCCCCTGTTTCCAAAGACTTACGCTCCGTTCTTACAGTGCTTCGCCTTGCGGCATCGCTTGAGCGGATCGGCGACTACGCCAAGAATATCGCCAAACGCACAAGCGTGCTTGTCGAAATGAACTCGGTCAACGGGTCTGACGCGGCCCTGCGGCGCATGGCGCGCGAGGTTGAGCAGATGCTCAAGGACACGCTGGATGCCTATTTGCGCGGGGATGCGGAACTGGCCGAGGACGTGCGCCAGCGCGATCAGGAAGTGGATCAGATGTATAACGCGCTCTTCCGCGAGTTTCTGACATTCATGATGGAAGACCCGCGCAATATTACGCCCTGCATGCATCTGCATTTCATGGCAAAAAATATCGAGCGCATGGGCGATCTGACCACGAATATGGCCGAACAGGTCATCTATCTGGTGACCGGTGAAATGCCGGAAGAGGCGCGGCCGAAAAGTGACAAAACAGCTTATGTGACAGATCCGGGCTAA
- the gmk gene encoding guanylate kinase produces MTRRGLLIILSSPSGAGKSTLAGRLRAWDDTLRFSVSATTRAPREGEENGKDYFFVSVPEFQAQVAAQEMLEHARVFGNYYGSPKAPVKAAIDSGRDVLFDIDWQGAQQISNSSLQEHVLSIFILPPSITELHRRLVSRGQDTPEVIEGRMQKSWDEISHWDGYDYVLVNDDLDKTEEQLKTIISAERLRRSQQPQLVDHVRTLQTEFGERS; encoded by the coding sequence ATGACCCGACGCGGCCTATTGATCATCCTGTCGTCACCCTCGGGGGCTGGGAAATCCACGCTGGCAGGCCGGCTGCGGGCGTGGGATGACACACTGCGGTTTTCGGTGTCGGCCACAACACGCGCGCCGCGTGAGGGTGAGGAGAACGGCAAAGATTATTTCTTTGTCTCGGTGCCCGAGTTTCAGGCGCAGGTTGCCGCCCAAGAGATGCTCGAACATGCGCGGGTTTTCGGGAACTACTACGGATCGCCCAAGGCCCCAGTGAAAGCGGCCATCGACAGCGGGCGCGATGTGCTGTTCGACATCGACTGGCAGGGCGCACAGCAGATCAGCAACTCATCGTTGCAGGAACATGTCCTGTCGATCTTTATCCTGCCCCCATCCATTACAGAACTTCACCGGCGTCTTGTCAGCCGTGGTCAGGATACACCCGAGGTGATTGAAGGCCGGATGCAGAAAAGCTGGGACGAGATCAGCCATTGGGACGGCTATGACTATGTCCTTGTGAATGATGATCTGGACAAGACCGAAGAGCAGCTCAAGACGATCATCAGCGCCGAGCGTCTGCGCCGCTCTCAGCAACCGCAATTGGTGGATCATGTGCGCACCTTGCAGACCGAATTTGGAGAAAGATCATGA
- a CDS encoding gamma carbonic anhydrase family protein gives MSLYALGEIAPQIADDAWVAPGCHLIGDIVLEEKTSVWFGSTLRGDNERITVGAGTNVQENTVMHTDMGSPLIIGPGCTIGHKVMLHGCVIGENTLIGMGATILNGAVIGRNCLIGAGALITENKVIPDGSLVMGAPGKVVRELDAEAIAGLRLSALHYQENAARFRRDLKQLS, from the coding sequence ATGAGCCTTTACGCTTTGGGTGAAATCGCCCCACAGATCGCGGATGATGCCTGGGTCGCGCCGGGTTGTCACTTGATTGGCGACATTGTGCTGGAAGAAAAGACCTCCGTTTGGTTCGGCAGCACCCTGCGCGGTGATAATGAGCGGATCACAGTGGGTGCAGGGACCAATGTGCAGGAAAATACCGTGATGCACACCGATATGGGATCTCCGCTTATAATTGGGCCTGGCTGTACCATCGGCCATAAGGTCATGCTGCACGGCTGTGTGATCGGGGAAAACACCCTGATCGGTATGGGTGCCACGATCCTGAACGGGGCCGTCATAGGCCGCAACTGCCTGATTGGTGCAGGTGCGTTGATTACGGAAAACAAAGTGATCCCCGATGGCAGCCTTGTGATGGGTGCCCCGGGCAAAGTCGTGCGGGAACTGGACGCCGAGGCGATTGCCGGACTGCGGTTATCGGCCCTGCATTATCAGGAAAACGCCGCGCGCTTCCGGCGTGACCTCAAGCAACTGTCCTGA
- a CDS encoding substrate-binding domain-containing protein encodes MSLMKLTATTAAIALTATTSFARDNVQVAGSSTVLPYASIVAEAFGDNFDFPAPVVESGGSSAGLARFCEGVGENTIDIANASRAIRENEIAACAEAGVTDIIEVRIGYDGIVFASQIDGPAFTAFEPSDIFNALAPMVMVDGALVENPHTKWSDFNADLPDADILAFIPGTKHGTREVFEEQVIAAGCEATGAMEAMIAGGMSEDDAEDACLAVRTDGRSVDIDGDYTETLARIAANTNGIGVFGLAFYENNTDKLKVATMSGVEPTTETIAAGVYPVSRPLYFYIKAAHIGVIPGLQEFANFFISDEVAGPSGPLAAYGLVSDPELAATQQAVMNNVTMN; translated from the coding sequence ATGTCTCTCATGAAGCTGACCGCGACGACCGCGGCGATTGCCCTTACTGCCACAACTTCTTTTGCACGTGACAACGTGCAGGTTGCGGGGTCTTCCACAGTGCTGCCCTATGCATCCATCGTTGCCGAAGCATTCGGCGACAACTTTGACTTTCCGGCACCTGTCGTCGAATCCGGCGGTTCTTCTGCGGGTCTCGCGCGCTTCTGCGAAGGTGTCGGCGAAAACACCATCGACATTGCAAATGCATCGCGTGCCATTCGGGAGAACGAGATTGCGGCCTGCGCCGAAGCCGGTGTGACAGACATCATCGAAGTCCGCATCGGGTATGACGGCATCGTCTTTGCATCGCAAATCGACGGTCCTGCATTCACTGCATTCGAGCCTTCCGACATCTTCAACGCGCTGGCGCCCATGGTCATGGTTGACGGCGCGCTGGTTGAGAACCCGCACACAAAATGGTCCGACTTCAACGCTGATCTGCCAGATGCAGACATTCTGGCGTTTATCCCGGGCACCAAGCACGGCACACGCGAAGTGTTCGAAGAGCAAGTGATCGCCGCTGGCTGCGAAGCCACGGGTGCAATGGAAGCCATGATCGCTGGCGGTATGTCCGAAGATGACGCAGAAGATGCATGTCTGGCTGTCCGCACAGACGGTCGGTCTGTCGACATTGACGGCGACTATACAGAAACACTGGCGCGTATTGCCGCAAACACCAATGGCATCGGCGTGTTCGGTCTGGCGTTCTACGAGAACAACACAGACAAGCTGAAAGTGGCAACAATGTCCGGTGTTGAGCCAACAACCGAGACAATCGCTGCAGGCGTCTACCCTGTATCGCGCCCGCTGTATTTCTACATCAAGGCGGCACATATCGGTGTGATCCCCGGCCTGCAGGAATTCGCAAACTTCTTCATCTCTGACGAAGTTGCGGGTCCATCCGGTCCTTTGGCGGCCTACGGTCTGGTGTCCGACCCAGAGCTCGCTGCGACACAACAGGCTGTCATGAACAACGTGACAATGAACTAA
- the pstB gene encoding phosphate ABC transporter ATP-binding protein PstB, whose product MQDSKISARGVQVYYGETHAIKDVSVEIADNTVTAFIGPSGCGKSTFLRCLNRMNDTIDIARVSGDILIDGEDIYDPRIDPVQLRAKVGMVFQKPNPFPKSIYDNVAYGPKIHGLARNKADLDVIVEKSLRKAALWEEAKDRLDKPGTGLSGGQQQRLCIARAIATAPEVLLMDEPCSALDPIATAQVEELIDELRQSYSVVIVTHSMQQAARVSQKTAFFHLGNLVEYDDTDKIFTNPQDPRTESYISGRIG is encoded by the coding sequence ATGCAAGATTCCAAGATCAGCGCCCGCGGCGTACAAGTCTATTACGGCGAAACACATGCCATCAAGGATGTCAGTGTCGAGATCGCCGACAATACTGTCACAGCATTTATCGGCCCGTCAGGTTGCGGGAAATCGACCTTCCTGCGCTGTCTCAACCGGATGAACGACACCATTGATATCGCACGAGTATCGGGCGACATCCTGATTGACGGCGAAGACATCTATGACCCGCGCATTGATCCCGTACAGCTGCGTGCCAAGGTCGGCATGGTGTTTCAAAAACCGAACCCGTTCCCGAAGTCGATCTATGATAATGTGGCTTACGGCCCGAAGATCCACGGTCTGGCCCGCAACAAGGCTGATCTGGACGTGATTGTCGAAAAATCCCTGCGCAAGGCCGCCCTTTGGGAAGAGGCCAAGGACCGGCTTGATAAGCCCGGCACCGGCCTGTCAGGTGGTCAGCAGCAGCGCCTTTGCATCGCGCGCGCCATCGCGACTGCGCCCGAGGTGTTGCTGATGGACGAGCCATGTTCTGCGCTCGACCCGATTGCCACAGCGCAGGTCGAGGAACTGATCGACGAGCTCCGCCAGAGCTATTCGGTGGTGATCGTCACCCACTCGATGCAACAGGCCGCCCGTGTAAGCCAGAAAACCGCGTTTTTCCACCTTGGTAACTTGGTCGAATACGATGACACCGACAAGATTTTTACCAACCCGCAAGACCCGCGGACGGAAAGCTATATTTCCGGCCGGATCGGGTAA